Proteins encoded in a region of the Streptomyces liliiviolaceus genome:
- a CDS encoding nitrate reductase subunit alpha yields MSRRTSREQTATGLDGALAEALVRSRRFFTRAEVSEDLRTLHREGGRRADAFYRDRWSHDKVVRSTHGVNCTGSCSWKVYVKDGIITWEAQQTDYPSVGPDRPEYEPRGCPRGAAFSWYTYSPTRVRYPYVRGVLLQMYREAKTRSGGDPVAAWADVVSDPERSRRYKAARGKGGLVRATWAEATEMVAAAHVHTIKEYGPDRLAGFSPIPAMSMVSHAAGARFYSLLGGAMLSFYDWYADLPVASPQMFGDQTDVPESGDWWDAGYLIMWGSNLPVTRTPDTHWMAEARYRGQKVVAVAPDYADNVKFADEWLPARPGTDGALAMAMGHVILKEFFADRPTPYFTGYVKRYTDLPFLVLLDESRDEPGTYTPGKFLTAADLGDEHAKAEHAQFRTVLLDAATGRPVVPNGTLGDRYGEEGAGRWNLDLGDTDPLLSAQGGRETPVEVLLPRFDAPDGSAGRLRRGVPVRRVAGHRVTTVYDLLLAQYGVGRAGLPGRWPSSYDDTDEPCTPAWQAAITGVDAARAARIAREFAANAEESGGRSMIVMGAGTNHWFHSDTIYRAFLTLTTLTGCQGVNGGGWAHYVGQEKVRPVTGHSAIATAADWNRPARLMIQSAYWYLHSDQFRYDPFSADTLAAPGRGGPFAGRTTADVIAQSARMGWMPSYPTFDRNPLDLADQADAAGRPVAEHIVDELTSGRLRFAGEDPDAPENFPRVLTVWRANPLGSSAKGNEYFLKHLLGTDSSVRAAEAPPGARPRDVVWRDEAPAGKLDLLLTLDFRMTSTTVFSDVVLPAATWYEKHDLSSTDMHPFVHAFNPAIAPPWQTRTDWDAFHTLAQEFSRQAAAHLGVRKDVIAAPLLHDTPDELANPHGTVRDWKAGECDPVPGRTMPKLVTVERDYGAVAQKMGALGPLLDTLGATTKGVTFEVGRELDHLRHKNGTVRGGVADGRPSLTRDVHACEAILALSGTTNGHLATQGFKTLEARTGTRLADLAAEHEGKRITFADTQAAPVPVITSPEWSGSETGGRRYSPFTVNVERLKPWHTLTGRQHFYLDHDWITAIGEQLPVYRPPLNMHALFGEPRVGENGENGELGLTVRYLTPHNKWSIHSEYQDNLFMLSLSRGGPTIWMSQEDAAKIGVHDNDWVEAVNRNGVVAARAVVSHRMPEGTVYMHHAQDRLIDVPRTETTGRRGGIHNSLTRLLIKPSHLIGGYAQLTYAFNYLGPTGNQRDEITVVRRRTNQEVTY; encoded by the coding sequence GTGAGCAGGAGGACCAGCCGGGAACAGACTGCGACGGGCCTGGACGGCGCGCTGGCGGAGGCACTGGTGCGCAGCCGCCGCTTCTTCACCAGGGCGGAGGTCTCCGAGGACCTGCGCACCCTGCACCGCGAGGGCGGCCGCCGGGCGGACGCGTTCTACCGCGACCGCTGGTCGCACGACAAGGTGGTGCGTTCCACGCACGGAGTGAACTGCACCGGCTCGTGCTCGTGGAAGGTGTACGTCAAGGACGGCATCATCACCTGGGAGGCCCAGCAGACCGACTACCCCTCGGTGGGTCCGGACCGCCCCGAGTACGAACCGCGGGGCTGCCCGCGCGGAGCGGCGTTCTCCTGGTACACGTACTCACCCACCCGGGTGCGCTACCCCTATGTACGCGGTGTCCTGCTGCAGATGTACAGGGAGGCAAAGACCCGGTCGGGCGGCGATCCGGTCGCCGCCTGGGCCGACGTCGTCTCCGATCCCGAGCGCTCCCGCCGCTACAAGGCGGCCCGCGGAAAGGGCGGCCTGGTACGGGCGACCTGGGCGGAGGCGACCGAGATGGTCGCCGCCGCGCATGTGCACACGATCAAGGAGTACGGCCCGGACCGGCTCGCCGGGTTCTCGCCCATCCCCGCGATGTCGATGGTCTCCCACGCGGCCGGAGCCCGCTTCTACTCGCTGCTCGGCGGGGCGATGCTGTCCTTCTACGACTGGTACGCCGACCTGCCGGTGGCGTCGCCGCAGATGTTCGGCGACCAGACCGACGTGCCCGAGTCGGGGGACTGGTGGGACGCCGGGTACCTGATCATGTGGGGTTCCAACCTGCCGGTGACGCGCACCCCGGACACGCACTGGATGGCCGAGGCCCGCTACCGCGGACAGAAGGTCGTCGCCGTCGCTCCCGACTACGCGGACAACGTGAAGTTCGCCGACGAGTGGCTGCCTGCCAGGCCCGGCACCGACGGCGCCCTCGCGATGGCCATGGGCCACGTGATCCTCAAGGAGTTCTTCGCCGACCGGCCGACGCCGTACTTCACCGGTTACGTCAAGCGGTACACGGACCTGCCGTTCCTGGTCCTCCTGGACGAGTCGCGGGACGAGCCCGGCACGTACACGCCAGGGAAGTTCCTGACCGCCGCCGACCTCGGCGACGAGCACGCGAAAGCCGAGCACGCGCAGTTCCGGACCGTCCTGCTGGACGCGGCGACGGGACGGCCGGTGGTGCCGAACGGCACGCTCGGCGACCGCTACGGCGAGGAGGGGGCCGGCCGGTGGAACCTGGACCTCGGCGACACCGACCCGCTGCTGTCCGCGCAGGGCGGCCGCGAGACCCCGGTCGAGGTCCTGCTGCCCCGCTTCGACGCACCCGACGGCAGCGCGGGACGACTGCGGCGCGGTGTGCCGGTCCGCCGGGTCGCCGGACACCGGGTGACCACGGTGTACGACCTGCTGCTGGCCCAGTACGGGGTGGGCCGTGCCGGCCTGCCCGGCCGGTGGCCGTCCTCGTACGACGACACCGACGAGCCCTGCACCCCCGCGTGGCAGGCTGCGATCACCGGGGTGGACGCCGCACGGGCGGCCCGTATCGCCCGGGAGTTCGCCGCCAACGCCGAGGAGTCCGGCGGCCGTTCGATGATCGTCATGGGGGCGGGCACCAACCACTGGTTCCACTCCGACACCATCTACCGGGCGTTCCTGACCCTGACCACACTCACCGGCTGCCAAGGAGTCAACGGCGGCGGCTGGGCCCACTACGTCGGTCAGGAGAAGGTGCGGCCCGTCACCGGCCACTCGGCGATCGCGACCGCCGCCGACTGGAACCGCCCGGCCCGGCTGATGATCCAGAGCGCCTACTGGTATCTGCACAGCGACCAGTTCCGCTACGACCCGTTCTCCGCCGACACCCTCGCGGCACCGGGACGCGGCGGCCCGTTCGCGGGCAGGACCACGGCCGACGTGATCGCCCAGTCGGCGCGGATGGGCTGGATGCCCTCGTACCCGACCTTCGACCGGAACCCGCTGGACCTGGCCGACCAGGCCGACGCCGCTGGCCGTCCCGTCGCCGAGCACATCGTGGACGAACTCACCTCGGGGCGGCTGCGGTTCGCCGGCGAGGACCCGGACGCGCCGGAGAACTTCCCCCGGGTACTGACCGTGTGGCGGGCCAATCCGCTCGGCTCGTCCGCCAAGGGCAACGAGTACTTCCTCAAGCACCTGCTCGGCACCGACTCCTCCGTGCGCGCCGCCGAGGCGCCGCCCGGGGCACGGCCCAGAGACGTCGTGTGGCGGGACGAGGCCCCGGCCGGCAAGCTCGACCTGCTGCTGACCCTGGACTTCCGGATGACCAGCACGACCGTCTTCTCCGACGTCGTCCTGCCCGCCGCCACCTGGTACGAGAAGCACGACCTGTCCAGTACGGACATGCATCCCTTCGTGCACGCCTTCAACCCGGCGATCGCCCCGCCCTGGCAGACCCGCACCGACTGGGACGCCTTCCACACCCTCGCCCAGGAGTTCAGCCGCCAGGCGGCCGCACACCTGGGCGTCCGCAAGGACGTGATCGCCGCGCCGCTGCTGCACGACACCCCCGACGAACTGGCCAATCCGCACGGAACGGTCCGGGACTGGAAGGCGGGGGAGTGCGACCCGGTGCCCGGACGCACCATGCCGAAACTCGTCACCGTCGAGCGCGACTACGGCGCTGTGGCCCAGAAGATGGGCGCGCTCGGCCCCCTCCTCGACACCCTCGGCGCCACCACCAAGGGCGTCACCTTCGAGGTCGGCCGCGAACTCGACCACCTGCGGCACAAGAACGGCACCGTACGCGGCGGAGTGGCCGACGGACGGCCCTCCCTCACCCGGGACGTGCACGCCTGCGAGGCGATCCTCGCCCTGTCCGGCACCACCAACGGGCACCTCGCCACCCAGGGATTCAAGACCCTGGAGGCCCGCACCGGCACGCGGCTGGCGGACCTGGCCGCCGAGCACGAGGGCAAGCGGATCACCTTCGCCGACACGCAGGCGGCCCCCGTCCCGGTCATCACCTCTCCGGAGTGGTCCGGATCGGAGACGGGCGGACGCCGCTACTCGCCGTTCACCGTCAACGTCGAGCGCCTCAAACCCTGGCACACCCTCACCGGCCGTCAGCACTTCTATCTCGACCACGACTGGATCACCGCGATCGGTGAACAACTGCCCGTCTACCGGCCGCCGTTGAACATGCACGCGCTGTTCGGCGAACCCCGCGTCGGCGAAAACGGCGAGAACGGTGAACTCGGCCTGACGGTCCGCTATCTGACCCCGCACAACAAGTGGTCCATCCACTCCGAGTACCAGGACAACCTGTTCATGCTCTCCCTGTCACGCGGCGGCCCGACGATCTGGATGAGCCAGGAGGACGCCGCGAAGATCGGCGTGCACGACAACGACTGGGTGGAGGCCGTCAACCGCAACGGTGTGGTCGCCGCCCGCGCGGTCGTCTCGCACCGTATGCCGGAGGGCACCGTCTACATGCACCACGCCCAGGACCGCCTGATCGACGTGCCCCGCACCGAGACCACCGGCCGGCGCGGGGGCATCCACAACTCCCTGACCCGCCTGCTGATCAAGCCCAGTCACCTCATCGGCGGCTACGCCCAGCTCACGTACGCCTTCAACTACCTGGGCCCGACCGGCAACCAGCGCGACGAGATCACCGTCGTGCGCCGCCGCACGAACCAGGAGGTGACGTACTGA
- a CDS encoding MFS transporter, which translates to MLALATAGFAVNFWAWALLSPLGPRFKDGLGLSSFEQSLLVAVPVVVGSLGRIPVGALTDRFGGRVMFPIVSAATVVPVLYLGLAGHSSLTALLVGGFFLGIGGTAFAVGVPFVNAWFPPARRGLALGVFGAGMGGTAISALTTVKLVDAGEMATPFLITAAVLGAYAMTAALLLRDAPGRTVPVGPAARRLAAAMRLPVTWQAAALYAVAFGGYVAFSVYLPTYLRTGYGLTQADAANRMAGFVLLAVAMRPVGGWLSDRLGPARVLAGSLAVVVAGAVTQSFTPALAPVGTIAFLSMAAALGAGSGATFALVALLTPADQVGSVTGVVGAAGGLGGFLPPLVMGSLYGAYESYAAGLVLLAVVAAAALAFTLTTVRAATAGDRGRAPAGGRPAGAPAAEGG; encoded by the coding sequence ATGCTGGCCCTGGCCACGGCCGGCTTCGCCGTCAACTTCTGGGCGTGGGCGCTGCTCAGCCCGCTCGGCCCCCGCTTCAAGGACGGCCTCGGCCTCTCGTCGTTCGAGCAGTCGCTCCTGGTGGCGGTGCCGGTCGTCGTCGGTTCGCTGGGCCGGATCCCGGTCGGCGCGCTCACGGACCGCTTCGGCGGGCGGGTGATGTTCCCGATCGTGTCGGCCGCCACCGTCGTACCGGTCCTCTACCTCGGTCTGGCCGGGCACTCCTCCCTCACCGCCCTGCTGGTCGGCGGATTCTTCCTCGGCATCGGCGGCACGGCCTTCGCCGTCGGAGTGCCGTTCGTCAACGCCTGGTTCCCGCCCGCGCGGCGGGGTCTCGCCCTCGGGGTCTTCGGCGCCGGCATGGGTGGCACCGCCATCAGCGCGCTGACCACGGTGAAGCTGGTCGACGCCGGTGAGATGGCCACCCCCTTCCTGATCACGGCCGCCGTCCTCGGGGCGTACGCCATGACCGCGGCGCTGCTCCTGCGTGACGCCCCGGGCCGCACCGTGCCGGTCGGGCCGGCGGCCCGCCGACTGGCCGCCGCCATGCGGCTGCCCGTCACCTGGCAGGCGGCCGCGCTGTACGCGGTCGCGTTCGGCGGCTACGTGGCCTTCTCGGTGTACCTGCCCACGTACCTCAGGACCGGCTACGGCCTGACGCAGGCGGACGCCGCTAACCGGATGGCGGGGTTCGTGCTGCTGGCGGTGGCGATGCGCCCGGTCGGCGGCTGGCTCTCCGACCGGCTGGGCCCCGCCCGCGTGCTGGCGGGCTCGCTCGCCGTGGTCGTCGCCGGAGCGGTGACCCAGTCGTTCACCCCGGCGTTGGCGCCGGTGGGCACGATCGCCTTCCTGTCCATGGCGGCGGCGCTCGGCGCGGGCAGCGGGGCCACCTTCGCCCTGGTCGCCCTGCTGACCCCGGCCGACCAGGTCGGCTCGGTCACCGGAGTGGTCGGTGCCGCGGGCGGTCTGGGCGGCTTCCTGCCGCCGCTGGTGATGGGCTCGCTCTACGGCGCCTACGAGTCGTACGCGGCCGGTCTCGTCCTGCTCGCGGTCGTGGCCGCCGCGGCGCTGGCTTTCACCCTCACCACCGTGCGTGCGGCCACCGCGGGCGACCGGGGCAGGGCGCCCGCGGGCGGGCGCCCCGCCGGAGCACCTGCCGCCGAGGGCGGCTGA